The Deinococcus sp. Marseille-Q6407 genome has a window encoding:
- the rapZ gene encoding RNase adapter RapZ, which translates to MPFVIVSGLSGSGKSSLLRTLEDSGYLITDNLPPALWQHMYELTQAQGILDVAVSTDARTRAFLHDLDDSFGGLSLRAPDIRMVFLEADDEVLLRRYNLSRREHPLGENLLLDFARERELLASLRALADTVIDTTDLTVPELSQRVAGLLKTDQRFELRLMSFGFKHAPPRDVDLVLDVRSLPNPYYLPELRPLTGLDPQVAAHVFATQDAEEFYQQLKTFVAAAAERAERTGRHGYSVGIGCTGGQHRSVAVTERLARELTDLNPELILHRDMPSVVEAPLGEGAGGTVP; encoded by the coding sequence ATGCCGTTCGTCATCGTGTCGGGTCTGTCGGGAAGTGGCAAGAGTTCTCTGCTCAGGACGCTGGAAGATTCCGGCTACCTGATTACCGACAACCTGCCGCCAGCCCTGTGGCAGCACATGTACGAGCTGACGCAGGCGCAGGGCATCCTGGATGTGGCGGTCAGCACCGATGCACGCACCCGCGCTTTCCTGCATGACCTGGACGACAGCTTCGGTGGGCTGTCGCTCCGGGCGCCGGACATCCGGATGGTTTTTCTCGAAGCGGACGACGAAGTGCTGCTGCGGCGCTATAACCTCTCGCGCCGCGAACATCCCCTGGGAGAGAACCTGCTGCTGGACTTTGCCCGCGAGCGTGAGCTGCTGGCTTCGCTGCGGGCACTGGCAGATACTGTCATAGACACCACCGACCTGACGGTGCCGGAGCTGTCACAGCGGGTGGCGGGCCTGCTCAAGACTGACCAACGCTTCGAGCTGCGGCTGATGAGCTTTGGCTTCAAGCACGCACCACCCCGTGACGTGGACTTGGTACTGGATGTCCGCAGTCTGCCTAATCCCTATTACTTGCCAGAGCTGCGGCCGCTGACGGGGCTGGACCCGCAGGTGGCCGCTCACGTTTTTGCTACCCAGGACGCCGAAGAGTTTTATCAGCAGCTCAAGACATTTGTGGCAGCTGCGGCCGAGCGGGCTGAGCGGACCGGCCGGCATGGCTACTCGGTGGGTATCGGTTGCACCGGCGGGCAGCACCGCTCAGTGGCTGTCACCGAGCGGCTGGCCCGCGAGCTGACCGACCTGAACCCTGAATTGATTCTGCACCGGGATATGCCCAGTGTTGTGGAGGCGCCGTTGGGTGAGGGTGCTGGGGGGACTGTCCCATGA
- the yvcK gene encoding uridine diphosphate-N-acetylglucosamine-binding protein YvcK encodes MAGSAGWLDRLRRWMTPGLRVKRWMFLFVLASVLGAFGLLAFAWMGPLRGVISGTIYQLQLWLLPGISLPWVLGLVLLLAALLLGGYSILQMNRTLLRAAGMEPRHAAQEMYVQHALSRGPRIVAVGGGTGLSNLLRGLKYYSSNLTAVVTVADDGGSSGQLRQSLNMIAPGDLTDCYAALSTHPALSQLLLHRFGRGEGLEGHTFGNLLLATLSEERGGLAPALGDLHEILQMQGKVYPATTVPTTLVAQLSDGRRVRGESRLADELGAATVQQVMLDPPDLPAVPEVLAAIAEAELIVLGPGSLFTSILPALLVPGVGEALRRSPAPFVYVASLMTEPGETDGLSLSDHFQVIARHLGRAPDWLLLNDQPLLPGMTEHYAREGAEPLALGSRQQYLQSRLRYAPLLDKQAAPLVNHNPELLSKALMQLYSEAVQQQRQEEPFRRR; translated from the coding sequence ATGGCCGGTTCTGCCGGCTGGCTTGACCGCCTGCGCCGCTGGATGACCCCGGGGTTGCGCGTCAAGCGCTGGATGTTCCTGTTTGTGCTGGCGTCGGTCCTGGGAGCATTCGGGCTGCTGGCTTTTGCCTGGATGGGCCCTCTGCGTGGCGTGATTTCTGGAACGATCTATCAGCTGCAGCTCTGGCTGCTGCCGGGGATTTCCCTGCCGTGGGTGTTGGGGCTGGTGCTGCTGCTGGCTGCGCTGCTGCTGGGCGGCTACAGCATCCTGCAAATGAATCGTACCCTACTTAGGGCCGCCGGGATGGAGCCACGCCACGCAGCGCAGGAAATGTATGTACAGCACGCTCTGAGCCGTGGACCGAGAATCGTGGCGGTCGGTGGCGGCACTGGCCTCTCCAATCTGCTACGGGGGCTCAAATACTACAGCAGTAACCTGACCGCTGTGGTCACCGTAGCGGATGATGGGGGCTCCAGCGGACAACTCCGCCAGAGCCTGAACATGATCGCCCCCGGTGACTTGACTGATTGCTACGCTGCGCTGTCCACGCACCCGGCGCTCAGTCAGCTGTTACTCCACCGTTTCGGGCGTGGTGAGGGCTTAGAAGGGCATACCTTTGGGAACCTGCTGCTGGCCACCCTCAGCGAAGAACGTGGTGGCCTGGCGCCGGCCCTGGGTGACCTGCACGAGATTTTGCAGATGCAGGGCAAGGTTTATCCAGCGACCACGGTGCCAACTACTCTGGTAGCCCAGCTCAGTGACGGCCGGCGGGTCCGGGGAGAAAGTCGGCTGGCAGATGAACTGGGTGCGGCCACAGTGCAGCAGGTCATGCTGGATCCCCCAGACCTTCCCGCAGTCCCAGAAGTGCTGGCCGCTATCGCAGAAGCGGAACTGATTGTGCTGGGGCCAGGAAGCCTTTTCACCAGTATTCTGCCGGCCTTGCTGGTGCCTGGAGTGGGCGAAGCACTCCGACGTTCTCCTGCTCCGTTTGTCTATGTAGCCAGTCTGATGACCGAACCCGGCGAGACTGATGGACTCAGTCTGAGTGATCATTTCCAGGTGATTGCCAGGCATCTGGGCCGGGCGCCCGACTGGCTGCTGCTGAATGATCAGCCCTTACTGCCCGGTATGACAGAGCACTATGCCCGAGAAGGTGCCGAACCGTTAGCACTTGGGAGCCGTCAGCAGTATCTGCAAAGCCGCCTACGTTATGCCCCTTTACTAGATAAGCAAGCAGCTCCCCTGGTCAACCACAACCCAGAATTACTCTCTAAAGCCTTGATGCAGCTTTACAGTGAGGCTGTCCAGCAGCAACGACAAGAGGAACCTTTCCGCAGAAGATAG
- a CDS encoding outer membrane protein, giving the protein MRKTIIAATLAMTVGAAGAQAGGGYADNTQYVAPTTTTTAAPVSGSVVLTDVPAGHWARDAVEAIVKAGLIQGFPDGTFRGNENLTRYQAAMIFHRLLQSGALSNSNVSDQDLLVITRGMQEVSTELAAISSRLTDVERLTVEQQARLDSIESAINNMGNTGDNSALMSRIDALEARIAQLEGANATAPAPVTPAPVVPSDNTDNGDIVIGTPDTTVTPATKNMYVGIGGGYYPNSTNYTPTKTEGCMNTLGNVSLGKNNTNANKANDRVNYCGSFFGTVGSSNLYGPVGGRVNVEYIPGRDNAIAADVNATTGFDFGAVQPYAGAGVGVVYANKAGTPANSNTVKNSTDIYGNLLGGADIKVTPNVGVFAEANGKYFFSGNTSVAQTSAGGDGKGLGFGARAGFKLFF; this is encoded by the coding sequence ATGCGTAAAACCATTATTGCGGCCACCCTGGCCATGACCGTTGGTGCTGCTGGCGCCCAGGCCGGTGGCGGCTATGCCGATAACACCCAGTACGTTGCTCCCACCACGACCACCACTGCTGCTCCTGTGAGCGGCTCCGTGGTGCTGACCGACGTGCCTGCCGGTCACTGGGCCCGCGACGCCGTCGAAGCTATCGTCAAGGCCGGTCTGATCCAGGGCTTCCCTGACGGCACATTCCGTGGCAACGAAAACCTGACCCGTTACCAGGCTGCCATGATTTTCCACCGTCTGCTGCAGAGCGGCGCGCTGAGCAACTCCAACGTCAGCGACCAGGATCTGCTGGTCATCACCCGTGGCATGCAGGAAGTCAGCACCGAGCTGGCCGCCATCAGCAGCCGCCTGACCGATGTGGAACGCCTGACCGTTGAGCAGCAGGCCCGTCTGGATTCGATCGAATCCGCTATCAACAATATGGGCAACACCGGCGACAACAGCGCTCTGATGAGCCGCATTGACGCTCTGGAAGCCCGTATCGCTCAGCTGGAAGGTGCTAACGCCACCGCTCCTGCTCCTGTGACCCCGGCTCCTGTGGTGCCCAGCGATAACACCGATAACGGTGACATCGTGATCGGTACCCCCGACACCACCGTGACCCCTGCAACCAAGAACATGTACGTGGGCATTGGTGGCGGTTACTACCCCAACAGCACCAACTACACCCCTACCAAGACCGAAGGCTGCATGAACACTCTGGGTAATGTCAGCCTGGGCAAGAACAACACCAACGCTAACAAAGCCAATGATCGCGTGAACTACTGCGGTAGCTTCTTCGGTACCGTGGGCAGCAGCAACCTGTACGGCCCGGTGGGTGGCCGCGTGAACGTGGAATACATCCCCGGTCGCGATAATGCCATCGCTGCTGACGTGAACGCCACCACTGGCTTCGACTTTGGTGCGGTTCAGCCTTACGCCGGCGCTGGTGTAGGTGTGGTGTACGCCAACAAGGCCGGCACCCCTGCCAACAGCAACACCGTCAAGAACTCCACCGACATCTACGGTAACCTGCTGGGCGGCGCTGACATCAAGGTGACCCCTAATGTAGGCGTGTTCGCTGAAGCCAATGGCAAGTACTTCTTCAGCGGCAACACCAGCGTGGCTCAGACCTCCGCTGGCGGCGACGGCAAGGGCCTGGGCTTCGGTGCCCGCGCCGGCTTCAAGCTGTTCTTCTAA
- a CDS encoding Rieske 2Fe-2S domain-containing protein, whose amino-acid sequence MSEAASPPPAPEPPRRFRQISRRTLLSYWWAVPVAGTLGTFGWLGLRAGRILTRKKTPGEPAFVAGSRQAIARVSDLAADWDSLEFTYQGAPAVLLRLPKPTLGGLSIGDQHFAAFSRRCTHQGCPVVVVRDLEILALAYNYRTPEGQHPQLGCPCHYSVFDPLKAGEAVFGPATLPLARIALSSQEGQLFASGTEQE is encoded by the coding sequence ATGAGCGAGGCGGCTTCTCCCCCTCCAGCTCCAGAACCGCCCCGCCGCTTCCGGCAGATCAGCCGACGCACCCTGCTCAGTTATTGGTGGGCAGTGCCGGTGGCCGGGACCCTGGGCACGTTCGGCTGGCTGGGGCTGCGCGCCGGCCGCATCCTGACCCGCAAGAAGACGCCTGGAGAACCGGCTTTCGTGGCCGGCTCGCGTCAGGCTATTGCCCGCGTCAGCGATCTGGCAGCCGACTGGGACAGCCTGGAATTCACCTATCAGGGCGCACCGGCGGTCCTCTTACGGCTTCCAAAACCGACCCTGGGCGGGCTCAGCATTGGGGACCAGCATTTCGCTGCTTTCTCGCGGCGCTGCACTCACCAGGGCTGCCCGGTGGTGGTGGTGCGCGACCTGGAAATTCTGGCACTAGCCTACAACTACCGCACACCCGAAGGGCAGCATCCACAGCTGGGTTGCCCTTGCCACTACTCAGTGTTTGATCCTCTCAAGGCCGGTGAGGCGGTCTTCGGGCCGGCCACCCTGCCGCTGGCCCGGATTGCGCTTTCCAGTCAGGAGGGTCAACTCTTCGCCAGCGGAACGGAACAGGAATAA